The proteins below come from a single Oxobacter pfennigii genomic window:
- a CDS encoding class I SAM-dependent methyltransferase, whose amino-acid sequence MKFDEDVLNYDKHRPTYGTEIFNDIIRYSNLDNTKKALEIGIGTGQATLPILKTGCRVTAVEIGGSMTAYVKQKFSSFNNFAVKNIEFEKYDAENNRYDLVYSATAFHWIQQDIGLAKVFELLKSGGAIALFWNHPFVNRENDMVHSEIQKIYRKYMPANKTHAEFDESTCKQHEGSLKSYGFKDINTKIYKKTRVLNTEQYISLLNTYSDHRALQDDIIRRLLNEISIAIDKYNGRITIYDTIDLYLARKP is encoded by the coding sequence TTGAAGTTTGATGAAGATGTACTAAATTATGATAAACATCGTCCAACTTATGGGACGGAGATATTCAACGATATAATCAGATATTCCAATTTAGATAATACTAAGAAGGCTCTTGAAATTGGCATCGGGACAGGGCAGGCAACTTTACCAATTTTAAAAACAGGATGCAGGGTAACTGCTGTTGAAATTGGAGGCAGCATGACCGCGTATGTCAAACAGAAATTCTCATCATTCAATAATTTTGCCGTTAAGAATATTGAATTTGAAAAATATGATGCTGAAAATAACCGATATGATCTTGTCTACTCTGCAACTGCTTTTCACTGGATACAACAAGATATAGGTCTTGCCAAAGTGTTCGAACTTTTAAAATCAGGTGGAGCCATAGCGTTATTCTGGAATCATCCATTTGTTAATCGTGAAAATGATATGGTGCATTCGGAAATACAGAAAATATATAGAAAATATATGCCTGCTAATAAAACACATGCTGAGTTTGATGAAAGTACTTGCAAACAACATGAGGGCAGTTTAAAATCATACGGGTTTAAAGATATAAACACTAAGATTTATAAAAAAACGCGTGTATTAAATACCGAACAATATATATCCTTATTAAATACATATTCGGACCATAGAGCATTGCAAGATGATATTATAAGAAGGCTATTAAATGAAATATCAATAGCAATAGATAAATATAATGGCAGAATCACTATTTACGATACTATTGATTTGTATTTAGCCAGGAAGCCATGA